From a single Bradyrhizobium sediminis genomic region:
- a CDS encoding serine protease translates to MRSLLMATLMVVAIGPPASAQMTPPSTAGARPKQVTTVPVRPAVQTPADTAKAMAQAERLAIQSDLAWVGDYNGAITGEVSERMVAAIKAFQKARGGKPTGVLNPQERGILAETAKRRQDNVGWKIVTEAGTGARLGVPTKLVPQQSSDANGAKWTSPTGTVQIQLARSKVAGPSTAKLAEQEKKEPAGRKVDYTVVKPDFFVLSGMQGLKKFYVRGTFKGDEVRILTILYDQAVEGTVEPVVIAMSSAFNPFPAGAQIAGPPLRKSVEYGTGVVVSGDGAILADRQVTDGCLAIAIAGHGNADRVAVDKDRDLALLRIYGARGLQPLSLANGAAKSGVELTGIADPENQGGAAAVSSVKASIAPAGSGSDLALSPAPALGFSGAAALDTEGKFAGIALFKPVVVAGPANGAAAAQAALVPADGVRDFLKTNGVNAAGGSSDARAAVVRVICVRK, encoded by the coding sequence ATGAGATCGCTGCTGATGGCAACATTGATGGTCGTGGCGATCGGGCCCCCCGCAAGTGCGCAGATGACGCCGCCCTCCACCGCTGGCGCCAGGCCGAAACAGGTCACGACCGTGCCGGTCCGGCCCGCGGTGCAGACCCCGGCCGATACCGCCAAGGCGATGGCGCAGGCGGAGCGGCTGGCGATCCAGTCCGACCTCGCCTGGGTCGGCGATTACAATGGCGCGATCACGGGCGAAGTCAGCGAGCGCATGGTCGCCGCCATCAAGGCCTTTCAAAAGGCCCGCGGCGGCAAGCCGACCGGCGTGCTCAATCCGCAGGAGCGCGGTATCCTCGCCGAGACCGCGAAGCGGCGGCAGGACAATGTCGGCTGGAAGATCGTTACCGAGGCCGGCACCGGCGCGCGGCTCGGGGTGCCCACCAAACTGGTGCCGCAGCAATCCAGTGACGCCAACGGCGCCAAATGGACCTCCCCCACCGGCACCGTGCAGATCCAGCTTGCGCGGAGCAAGGTGGCAGGCCCTTCCACCGCAAAGCTCGCCGAGCAGGAAAAGAAGGAGCCCGCCGGACGCAAGGTGGATTACACCGTGGTCAAGCCGGACTTCTTCGTGCTGTCGGGCATGCAGGGCCTGAAGAAATTCTACGTGCGCGGAACGTTCAAGGGCGACGAGGTCCGCATCCTCACCATCCTGTACGACCAGGCCGTCGAAGGCACCGTGGAGCCGGTGGTGATCGCGATGTCGAGCGCGTTCAACCCGTTCCCGGCTGGCGCGCAGATCGCCGGCCCGCCGCTGCGCAAGTCGGTCGAATACGGCACCGGCGTTGTCGTCAGCGGCGACGGCGCTATCCTCGCCGACCGTCAGGTCACCGACGGCTGTCTTGCGATCGCAATCGCCGGCCACGGCAACGCCGATCGGGTCGCCGTGGACAAGGACCGCGACCTCGCGCTATTGCGGATCTATGGCGCGCGCGGATTGCAGCCGCTGAGCCTCGCCAATGGCGCGGCGAAATCCGGCGTCGAACTCACCGGCATTGCCGATCCGGAGAATCAGGGCGGTGCGGCGGCCGTGAGCAGCGTCAAGGCCTCGATCGCACCGGCCGGCAGCGGCAGCGATCTGGCGCTGTCGCCGGCGCCGGCGCTGGGCTTTTCGGGTGCCGCGGCGCTCGATACGGAAGGCAAGTTCGCCGGCATCGCGCTGTTCAAACCGGTGGTGGTGGCGGGACCGGCGAATGGCGCGGCTGCGGCGCAGGCGGCGCTGGTGCCAGCCGATGGTGTGCGCGACTTCCTCAAGACCAACGGCGTCAATGCGGCAGGCGGCTCATCGGACGCCAGGGCGGCGGTGGTGCGCGTGATCTGCGTAAGGAAGTAG